The Deinococcus proteolyticus MRP genome includes a window with the following:
- the fdhF gene encoding formate dehydrogenase subunit alpha, with protein MKGDPAVTQSNDPGFPHDPGTQHSGTQHSGAGTDNVSTNNIGPKEPTAELLFPPGPLHPKSGEWVEVSIDGVAYPAQLGEPLLDVINRSGTELAQVCYHPQLGPIQSCDTCTVEIDGQLTRACGTPVQAGQVVRTQTEAARSVQRDAYDRLIANHVLYCTVCDNNNGNCAVHNTLSTLRLEHQHRPYHPKGYEKDFSNPFYRYDPDQCILCGRCVEACQNVQVNETLSINWEAEQPRVLWDGGKPIGESSCVSCGHCITVCPCNALMEKSMLGEAGLMTDLPLPVFNSAVEAVKAVEPSTGLEAILGISEVESQAREGYIERTKTVCTYCGVGCSFDVWTKGRHILKVEPQQGAANGISTCVKGKFGWDYVNSEDRLTSPLIREGDRFREASWDEALDYVARRLTEIKGQYGPDALSFIASSKCTNEEAFLVQKFARQVIGTNNVDNCSRYCQSPATVGLVRTVGYGGDSGTIKDLEQADLVIGVGTNTAESHPVLATRLKRAQKLGRQKIVVVDLREHELARRADLFLQPRPATDFIWLNAVSRYILDHGLEAREFLAERVDGLAEFRASLEPYTLEYAAEATGWSVETLVNLAEMIASHKRVCIMWAMGVTQQCGGSETSTAISNLLLVTGNYGRPGTGAYPLRGHNNVQGTSDMGAMPDQVSGYQRVTDPEVVARIQAEWGITLRPDRGLDNTQMIDAAIDGRLKAMWLTGEEMSLTDADVNHLIRGYESLELFVVQDLYFTNTARYADVIFPAAPSLEKEGTFTSTERRIQRLYQVMEPLPGCKPDWQIYQAVAQRMGAEGWNYTHPGDIMDEVARVSPMFAGVHYSRLEGYDTLCWPVAEDGTDSPLLYTEEFHFEGGKARLWPAEYVAPVNVPDAEYDLQLNSGRMLEHFHEGNMTFRVAGIAAKTPDAFVEVSPELAAERGVETGSWVRVVSKNGAVRLRALVTERVTGKQIYIPMNSRELEGSVNLLTGQNRDTITHTPAYKDTAVRLEVLGERGASPLPRHNFRFGHPTPQRGVEVERKWARDDYFFPDGSYVGGIAEESHGEAAAFGSDD; from the coding sequence ATGAAAGGTGACCCCGCCGTGACCCAATCCAATGACCCCGGCTTCCCCCACGACCCCGGCACTCAGCATTCCGGCACCCAGCATTCCGGCGCTGGCACGGACAACGTCAGCACCAACAACATCGGGCCCAAAGAGCCCACCGCCGAGCTGCTTTTTCCGCCTGGCCCGCTGCACCCCAAAAGTGGCGAATGGGTCGAGGTCAGCATTGACGGCGTGGCCTACCCGGCGCAGCTGGGCGAGCCGCTGCTGGACGTCATCAACCGTTCCGGCACCGAGCTGGCGCAGGTGTGCTACCACCCGCAGCTGGGCCCCATTCAGTCGTGCGACACCTGCACGGTAGAGATTGACGGCCAGCTGACCCGCGCCTGCGGCACCCCGGTGCAGGCCGGGCAGGTGGTCCGCACCCAGACCGAAGCCGCCCGCAGTGTGCAGCGCGACGCCTACGACCGCCTGATTGCCAACCACGTGCTGTACTGCACCGTCTGCGACAACAACAACGGCAACTGTGCGGTGCACAACACCCTCAGCACCCTGCGGCTGGAGCATCAGCACCGGCCCTATCACCCCAAGGGCTACGAGAAGGACTTTTCCAACCCCTTCTACCGCTACGACCCCGACCAGTGCATCCTGTGCGGGCGCTGCGTGGAAGCCTGCCAGAACGTGCAGGTCAACGAAACGCTCAGCATCAACTGGGAAGCCGAGCAGCCGCGTGTGCTGTGGGACGGCGGCAAGCCCATCGGTGAGAGCAGCTGCGTGAGCTGCGGCCACTGCATTACCGTCTGCCCCTGCAACGCCCTGATGGAAAAGAGCATGCTGGGCGAAGCCGGCCTGATGACCGACCTGCCGCTGCCGGTGTTCAACTCGGCGGTGGAAGCGGTCAAGGCTGTAGAACCCAGCACCGGCCTGGAAGCGATTCTGGGCATTTCCGAAGTGGAGTCGCAGGCCCGCGAGGGCTACATTGAGCGCACCAAGACCGTGTGCACCTACTGCGGCGTGGGCTGCTCGTTCGACGTGTGGACCAAAGGCCGCCACATCCTGAAGGTGGAGCCGCAGCAGGGCGCGGCCAACGGCATTTCCACCTGCGTGAAGGGCAAGTTCGGCTGGGACTACGTGAACAGCGAAGACCGCCTCACCTCCCCGCTGATTCGTGAAGGCGACCGTTTCCGCGAAGCCAGCTGGGACGAGGCGCTCGACTACGTGGCCCGCCGCCTGACCGAAATCAAGGGCCAGTACGGCCCCGACGCGCTGTCCTTTATCGCGTCCAGCAAGTGCACCAACGAAGAAGCGTTCCTGGTGCAGAAGTTCGCCCGCCAGGTCATCGGCACCAACAACGTGGACAACTGCTCGCGCTACTGCCAGAGCCCCGCCACGGTGGGCCTGGTCCGCACGGTGGGCTACGGCGGAGATTCGGGCACCATCAAGGACCTGGAGCAGGCCGACCTAGTCATCGGGGTCGGGACCAATACGGCCGAGAGCCACCCGGTACTCGCCACCCGGCTCAAGCGGGCGCAGAAGCTGGGCCGCCAGAAAATCGTGGTGGTGGACCTGCGCGAGCACGAACTGGCCCGCCGCGCCGACCTGTTCTTGCAGCCGAGGCCGGCCACCGACTTTATCTGGCTGAACGCGGTCAGCCGCTACATCCTGGACCACGGCCTGGAAGCCAGGGAGTTCCTGGCCGAGCGGGTAGATGGCCTGGCCGAATTCCGCGCCAGCCTGGAGCCCTACACCCTGGAGTACGCTGCCGAAGCCACCGGCTGGAGCGTGGAGACCCTGGTGAACCTCGCCGAGATGATCGCCTCGCATAAGCGGGTGTGCATCATGTGGGCGATGGGCGTGACCCAGCAGTGCGGCGGGTCTGAAACCAGCACCGCCATCTCCAACCTGCTGCTGGTCACCGGCAACTACGGCCGTCCCGGCACCGGCGCCTACCCGCTGCGCGGTCACAACAACGTGCAGGGTACCTCTGACATGGGCGCCATGCCCGACCAGGTCAGCGGCTACCAGCGCGTGACCGACCCCGAAGTGGTGGCCCGCATCCAGGCCGAGTGGGGCATTACCCTGCGCCCCGACCGTGGCCTGGACAACACCCAGATGATCGACGCGGCCATTGACGGCCGGCTCAAGGCCATGTGGCTGACCGGCGAAGAGATGAGCCTGACCGACGCCGACGTGAACCACCTGATCCGCGGGTACGAGTCGCTGGAACTGTTCGTCGTGCAGGACCTGTACTTCACCAACACGGCCCGCTACGCCGACGTTATTTTCCCCGCTGCGCCTTCTCTGGAAAAAGAAGGCACCTTCACCTCGACCGAGCGGCGTATTCAGCGGCTGTATCAGGTGATGGAGCCGCTGCCCGGCTGCAAACCCGACTGGCAGATTTATCAGGCGGTGGCGCAGCGGATGGGTGCCGAGGGCTGGAACTACACCCACCCGGGCGACATCATGGACGAGGTGGCCCGCGTCAGCCCGATGTTTGCAGGCGTGCACTACAGCCGCCTGGAGGGCTACGACACCCTCTGCTGGCCCGTGGCCGAAGACGGCACCGACAGCCCACTGCTCTACACCGAGGAATTTCACTTCGAGGGCGGCAAGGCCCGGCTGTGGCCGGCCGAATATGTGGCGCCGGTCAACGTTCCGGACGCCGAATACGACCTGCAGCTGAACTCGGGCCGGATGCTGGAGCACTTCCACGAGGGCAACATGACTTTCCGGGTGGCCGGCATCGCCGCCAAGACCCCCGACGCTTTTGTGGAAGTCAGCCCCGAGCTGGCCGCCGAGCGCGGCGTGGAAACCGGCAGCTGGGTCCGCGTGGTCAGCAAGAACGGTGCCGTGCGGCTGCGTGCCCTGGTCACCGAGCGGGTCACCGGCAAGCAGATTTACATTCCCATGAACTCGCGTGAACTGGAAGGCTCGGTGAACCTGCTGACCGGCCAAAACCGCGACACGATTACCCACACGCCGGCCTACAAGGACACGGCGGTGCGCCTGGAAGTGCTGGGTGAGCGCGGTGCCTCGCCGCTGCCGCGCCACAACTTCCGCTTCGGCCATCCCACTCCGCAGCGCGGCGTAGAGGTGGAACGCAAGTGGGCCAGAGACGATTATTTCTTCCCCGACGGCAGCTATGTGGGCGGCATTGCCGAAGAGAGCCACGGCGAAGCGGCCGCGTTCGGGAGCGACGACTGA
- a CDS encoding DUF1641 domain-containing protein, which translates to MAKAIEYTPYVPTPAERLGAATAQAEPALAEALELLTELHQRGGLDLALKLMRGSEGLTAAALDKVTGETGTNIIRNVVELGKLAGSLDPAELEVLLGALGGGVRQAARSIEAGERVTPAGALRQLADPDVQLALGAVFGLLRGMGSALRQAREEQGRGE; encoded by the coding sequence ATGGCAAAAGCAATCGAGTACACCCCCTACGTGCCCACCCCTGCCGAGCGACTGGGCGCAGCGACCGCTCAGGCCGAGCCGGCCCTGGCCGAGGCCCTGGAACTGCTGACTGAACTGCATCAGCGCGGGGGCCTGGACCTGGCACTCAAGCTGATGCGCGGCAGCGAAGGCCTCACGGCCGCCGCCCTGGACAAGGTGACCGGAGAAACCGGCACCAACATCATCCGCAACGTGGTGGAGCTGGGCAAGCTGGCCGGCTCGCTGGACCCTGCCGAACTGGAAGTGCTGCTGGGTGCCCTGGGCGGCGGGGTCCGTCAGGCGGCCCGCAGCATTGAAGCCGGCGAGCGCGTGACGCCGGCTGGGGCGCTGCGCCAGCTGGCCGACCCGGATGTGCAGCTGGCGCTGGGGGCCGTGTTCGGGCTGCTCAGGGGCATGGGCAGTGCCCTGCGTCAGGCCCGCGAGGAGCAGGGCCGGGGCGAATAG
- a CDS encoding formate dehydrogenase accessory sulfurtransferase FdhD gives MPLNESWPVRRFGRAGLDAPVDDLLAAEEPLELRGLDPAGQERPLAVLMRTPGADRELLRGWLHAEGLRGDVAPHPENPNLWFLAGEVPPDYEARHASSACGICGSGSIERLLLRSGGLPLRPALDPAWLAALPEQLRAGQSGFAASGGLHGAALFAPGRNTPLCLFEDIGRHNAADKVVGWALGRPALDRPGSVLVLSSRLGYEIAQKAVLAEIGAVVGVGAATTLAAQTAQAFGVLLCGFARGGRLTVYAGAERLAVKS, from the coding sequence GTGCCCCTGAACGAGTCCTGGCCGGTGCGGCGCTTCGGCCGTGCCGGCCTGGACGCTCCTGTGGACGACCTGCTGGCCGCTGAAGAACCGCTGGAACTGCGCGGCCTGGACCCTGCGGGACAGGAGCGCCCGCTTGCCGTGCTGATGCGGACGCCCGGCGCGGACCGTGAACTGCTGCGCGGCTGGCTGCACGCCGAGGGGCTGCGCGGCGACGTGGCCCCGCACCCCGAGAACCCCAACCTGTGGTTTCTGGCAGGTGAGGTGCCGCCCGACTACGAAGCCCGGCATGCGTCCAGCGCCTGCGGCATCTGCGGCAGCGGCAGTATCGAGCGGCTGCTGCTGCGGTCCGGTGGCCTGCCGCTGCGCCCGGCGCTTGACCCGGCCTGGTTGGCGGCCCTGCCCGAGCAATTGCGGGCCGGGCAGAGCGGCTTCGCGGCCAGTGGGGGCCTGCACGGCGCGGCCCTTTTCGCGCCCGGCAGGAACACGCCGCTGTGTCTATTCGAGGACATCGGCCGTCACAACGCCGCCGACAAGGTGGTGGGCTGGGCGCTGGGCCGTCCGGCGCTGGACCGGCCCGGCAGCGTGCTGGTCCTGAGCAGCCGCCTGGGCTACGAAATTGCCCAGAAAGCGGTGCTGGCCGAAATCGGGGCGGTGGTCGGGGTAGGCGCAGCTACCACTCTGGCCGCTCAGACCGCGCAGGCCTTCGGGGTGCTGCTGTGCGGTTTTGCCCGGGGGGGCCGCCTGACCGTGTACGCCGGTGCCGAGCGGCTGGCAGTAAAGAGCTGA
- a CDS encoding S8 family peptidase — protein sequence MLTLGLTACGGTTPAPNPAPTTVKISGEVVLPQTALTQGAAQGVVAQSAAGEGTAPADLSAQANWDAPHVPGELLVSSGGLAAQGVSTRLSGFQAESLSDLGLIRVHTPNPEALAGQLAAEGISSQPNYIYSALATPNDPGFPGNVGIGQWHQDYLTQVGAAEGWAQLGSAPAGVLTAVLDTGVDRSHPDLRGRLIGGYDTCSVLAGGNCQGEDTDPSELQFGQVGHGTAMTGLIGAATNNGLGLSGMTWQGQMVPIKVFGDDGQANSSATTISLARGLAIATDSKVRVINMSLGIPGVQSDPKVNEQLTRAAAADIMMIAAAGNTPDQGLYFPANRPEVMAVGAVNPAGQMSCFSARPRAGETLDLLAPGGENGCDRAASWILELTPGDYRLGAGTSEATAITSGAASLIRAAYPGLSALQVRQALVQGGKPTDSAQPQLNLPGALAVAQQLSAAPAPTPQPTPTTYNLTVQAYRNGQPVGAAFKASGQLTSLKLPYELNVPQGTYELRAKVDTSKASYSGAATVTATTNTTATIAVQ from the coding sequence TTGCTGACTCTGGGACTCACCGCCTGCGGTGGCACCACGCCGGCCCCCAACCCAGCGCCGACCACAGTCAAAATCAGTGGCGAAGTCGTGCTGCCGCAGACTGCTCTGACGCAGGGAGCCGCCCAGGGAGTCGTAGCACAGAGCGCTGCAGGCGAGGGAACGGCCCCGGCCGACCTTTCAGCTCAGGCCAACTGGGACGCCCCCCATGTGCCCGGTGAGCTGCTGGTCTCCTCCGGCGGCCTTGCCGCCCAAGGTGTCAGCACCCGCCTGAGTGGATTCCAAGCAGAGAGTCTCAGCGATTTGGGCCTTATCCGTGTTCACACGCCAAATCCTGAAGCACTCGCCGGACAACTTGCCGCCGAAGGTATCAGCTCGCAGCCGAACTACATTTACAGCGCCCTGGCGACCCCCAACGACCCCGGCTTTCCCGGTAACGTCGGTATCGGCCAGTGGCACCAAGACTACCTGACACAGGTCGGCGCTGCCGAGGGGTGGGCACAGCTGGGGAGCGCTCCCGCCGGCGTATTGACCGCGGTGCTGGACACTGGCGTGGACCGCAGCCATCCGGACCTGCGGGGACGGCTGATTGGCGGTTACGACACTTGCTCCGTCCTGGCAGGGGGAAACTGCCAGGGTGAAGACACCGACCCTTCGGAACTTCAGTTCGGGCAAGTAGGGCACGGCACGGCCATGACCGGTCTGATTGGAGCTGCCACCAACAATGGTCTGGGCCTGAGCGGGATGACCTGGCAGGGACAGATGGTCCCTATCAAGGTATTCGGCGACGACGGCCAGGCAAATTCTTCTGCGACGACCATTAGCCTGGCGCGTGGCCTGGCCATCGCCACCGATTCGAAGGTCCGTGTCATCAACATGAGCCTGGGCATTCCAGGTGTACAGTCGGACCCGAAGGTCAATGAGCAACTGACACGCGCCGCCGCCGCCGACATCATGATGATTGCTGCGGCCGGCAATACACCCGACCAGGGCCTTTATTTTCCGGCCAACCGGCCCGAAGTCATGGCGGTGGGAGCCGTCAATCCGGCCGGTCAGATGTCGTGCTTCAGTGCCCGGCCGCGGGCCGGCGAAACCCTGGACCTGCTGGCACCGGGCGGCGAAAACGGCTGCGACCGCGCCGCCAGCTGGATTCTGGAACTGACGCCTGGAGACTACCGCCTGGGAGCCGGCACTTCCGAAGCCACCGCCATCACCAGTGGAGCTGCCTCACTGATTCGGGCCGCCTACCCTGGCCTCAGTGCCCTCCAGGTGCGTCAGGCGCTGGTGCAGGGGGGCAAGCCCACGGACTCGGCGCAGCCCCAGCTGAACTTGCCGGGCGCTTTGGCTGTAGCGCAGCAACTCAGCGCCGCCCCCGCTCCTACCCCTCAACCTACCCCGACCACCTACAACCTGACTGTCCAAGCCTACCGGAACGGACAACCCGTTGGCGCCGCTTTCAAGGCGTCGGGCCAGCTGACCTCCCTGAAGTTGCCCTATGAGCTGAATGTCCCTCAGGGCACCTACGAGCTGCGGGCAAAAGTAGACACTTCCAAAGCTTCCTACAGCGGCGCCGCCACGGTGACGGCAACGACCAACACCACTGCCACTATCGCGGTCCAGTAG
- a CDS encoding HU family DNA-binding protein translates to MTKKASKAKAAAAPAEKMNKSQLVEKVAEQTGLTKKQADEAVSTMLDTVVEALRGGQAVGLPGLGTLSVKETAARTGVKPGTTEKIQIPAGKKVAFKVATTLKGNL, encoded by the coding sequence ATGACGAAAAAAGCGAGCAAAGCCAAAGCCGCAGCAGCTCCTGCGGAAAAGATGAACAAGTCCCAGCTGGTGGAGAAGGTCGCCGAGCAGACCGGTCTGACCAAGAAGCAGGCCGACGAAGCCGTGAGCACCATGCTGGATACCGTCGTGGAAGCCCTGCGCGGCGGCCAGGCTGTAGGTCTGCCCGGCCTGGGCACCCTGAGCGTCAAGGAAACCGCCGCCCGTACCGGCGTGAAGCCCGGCACCACCGAGAAGATCCAGATTCCCGCCGGCAAGAAGGTGGCCTTTAAGGTCGCCACCACCCTCAAGGGCAACCTCTAA
- a CDS encoding ArsR/SmtB family transcription factor, which produces MSERVSTAETGGPPDTCDVRCIHPEAVAAAQRAMPGGDVVAGSAEMFRLLGDPGRLRLLLALRSGELCVCDLAAVTGASESSVSHSLRLLRASRAVRARREGRNMYYALHDGHVEQLLDMMTAHMGEPE; this is translated from the coding sequence ATGTCTGAGCGTGTGTCCACAGCCGAAACCGGCGGGCCACCGGACACCTGCGACGTGCGCTGCATTCACCCGGAGGCGGTGGCAGCGGCGCAGCGGGCCATGCCGGGCGGGGACGTGGTGGCCGGCTCGGCGGAGATGTTCCGGCTGCTGGGCGACCCGGGGCGGCTCCGGCTGCTGCTGGCCCTGCGCAGCGGCGAGCTGTGCGTGTGCGACCTGGCCGCCGTGACGGGCGCTTCGGAAAGCAGCGTGAGCCACTCGCTGCGGCTGCTGCGGGCCAGCCGGGCAGTGCGGGCGCGGCGGGAGGGCCGCAACATGTACTACGCCCTGCACGACGGGCACGTGGAGCAGCTGCTGGATATGATGACGGCGCATATGGGAGAACCCGAATGA
- a CDS encoding heavy metal translocating P-type ATPase — protein sequence MSQPQPVQLNYHVQGLDCPNCVRTVDGLLCRLPGVSEVGLSHTTGRLQLQLDEAQTSRDTLERELRALGHPVTPDMPGASRGPGPAWYATPKGRLLLLGMGSAGLAALVARLYPAGAQAVFSAAALVAVAPLARQAWRAARHGNPFSINTLVTVAVLGAVLIGEAAEGAAVVALFALGEWLEGFAAGRARQGIEALAALTPRTAQLLEGGSVREVSADTLQPGQRVQVAAGARVPADGVIRAGASNLDDSPVTGESVPVHKEPGAAVYAGSVNGEGVLEIEVTRPASDGTLARIARLVEQAAEGKAPTQRLTDRFSRLYTPLVLLAGVLTATLPPLLTGAAWLPWVYKGLALLLIGCPCALVLSVPAAMTSALSAGARRGLLIGSGAVLETLAGVRTVALDKTGTLTAGRPQVTAVLGAGTLSEDEVLRLAAAVEGGSTHPLAQAIREAAQARGLNVPAATAAQALGGRGVQAVVEGQSLGVSSPRFAAEVAELDQDLRRHIAALEEAGHTVSVLHSGTRVLGTVALRDQARPEAAATLARLRALGMQSVMLTGDNARTAQAVAAELGIGRAEAELLPEDKLRLIGELPGPVAMVGDGINDAPALAGADAGIAMGGGTDVALETAGAALLSGRLSGVADLLELGRATMNNVRVNIALALGLKAAFLVTTLLGYTGLWLAVLADTGATVLVTLNALRLLAWRPTGREG from the coding sequence ATGAGTCAGCCACAGCCGGTTCAGCTGAACTACCACGTGCAGGGCCTGGACTGCCCGAACTGTGTCCGCACGGTAGACGGCCTGCTGTGCCGCCTGCCCGGCGTGAGCGAGGTGGGCCTCAGCCATACGACGGGGCGGCTCCAGCTGCAGCTGGACGAGGCACAGACCAGCCGCGACACGCTGGAGCGCGAGTTGCGGGCGCTGGGCCACCCCGTCACTCCGGACATGCCAGGGGCTTCCCGGGGGCCTGGGCCCGCCTGGTACGCCACGCCCAAGGGCCGGCTGCTGCTGCTCGGCATGGGTAGTGCGGGACTGGCGGCGCTGGTGGCCCGGCTCTATCCGGCGGGGGCACAGGCAGTCTTCTCGGCGGCGGCGCTGGTGGCGGTGGCCCCGCTGGCCCGCCAGGCCTGGCGGGCAGCGCGGCACGGCAATCCCTTTTCCATCAACACCCTGGTCACGGTGGCCGTGCTGGGGGCCGTGCTGATTGGCGAGGCGGCCGAGGGCGCGGCGGTGGTGGCCCTCTTCGCGTTGGGCGAGTGGCTGGAGGGCTTCGCGGCCGGCCGGGCAAGACAGGGAATCGAGGCGCTGGCCGCGCTGACGCCCCGCACCGCACAGCTGCTGGAGGGAGGCAGCGTGCGCGAGGTCAGCGCCGACACGCTGCAACCGGGGCAGCGCGTGCAGGTGGCCGCCGGAGCGCGGGTGCCGGCCGACGGCGTGATTCGGGCCGGTGCGTCCAACCTGGACGACAGCCCGGTGACCGGAGAGAGCGTGCCGGTCCACAAGGAACCGGGAGCGGCCGTCTACGCCGGCAGCGTGAACGGTGAAGGCGTGCTGGAAATAGAAGTGACCCGCCCGGCCAGCGACGGCACGCTGGCCCGCATCGCCCGGCTGGTGGAACAGGCCGCCGAGGGCAAGGCGCCCACCCAGCGCCTGACCGACCGCTTCAGCCGCCTGTACACGCCGCTGGTGCTGCTGGCCGGCGTGCTCACAGCCACGCTGCCGCCGCTGCTGACCGGGGCCGCGTGGCTGCCCTGGGTGTACAAGGGGCTGGCGCTGCTGCTGATCGGCTGCCCGTGTGCGCTGGTGCTGAGCGTGCCGGCCGCCATGACCAGTGCCCTTAGCGCGGGCGCACGCCGGGGCCTGCTGATCGGCAGCGGCGCGGTCCTGGAAACGCTGGCCGGAGTGCGCACAGTGGCGCTGGACAAGACGGGGACCCTGACCGCCGGCCGCCCGCAGGTCACGGCCGTGCTGGGAGCAGGCACGCTGAGCGAAGACGAGGTGCTGCGCCTGGCCGCTGCGGTGGAGGGCGGCAGCACCCACCCGCTGGCCCAGGCCATTCGGGAAGCGGCGCAGGCGCGGGGCCTGAACGTGCCGGCAGCCACGGCAGCGCAGGCGTTGGGCGGGCGCGGGGTGCAGGCTGTGGTAGAAGGCCAGTCGCTGGGTGTGTCCTCACCGCGCTTTGCAGCGGAGGTGGCCGAGCTGGACCAGGACCTGCGCAGGCACATTGCCGCGCTGGAAGAGGCCGGGCACACTGTCAGCGTGCTGCACTCTGGTACACGGGTGCTGGGAACCGTGGCCCTGCGCGACCAGGCACGTCCCGAAGCGGCCGCCACCCTGGCGCGGCTGCGGGCACTGGGCATGCAGAGCGTGATGCTGACCGGAGACAACGCCCGCACCGCACAGGCGGTGGCCGCCGAGCTGGGCATCGGCCGCGCCGAGGCCGAACTGCTGCCCGAAGACAAGCTGCGCCTCATCGGGGAGCTGCCTGGCCCAGTGGCGATGGTGGGCGACGGTATCAACGACGCTCCGGCGCTGGCCGGTGCGGACGCCGGCATAGCGATGGGCGGCGGCACCGACGTGGCCCTGGAAACGGCCGGGGCGGCGCTGCTGTCCGGGCGGCTGAGCGGCGTGGCCGACCTGCTGGAGCTGGGCCGGGCCACCATGAACAATGTGCGGGTGAACATCGCGCTGGCGCTGGGCCTTAAGGCCGCCTTTTTGGTCACCACGCTGCTGGGCTACACCGGGCTGTGGCTGGCGGTGCTGGCCGATACCGGCGCCACCGTGCTGGTCACGCTGAATGCTCTGCGCCTGCTGGCCTGGCGGCCCACCGGAAGAGAGGGGTGA
- a CDS encoding winged helix-turn-helix domain-containing protein: MTLSAWRPARLSRTQQEERRLAAQPLLNDPDWSTRDLARHFGVAEVTIRAWRARIRHGGEEALRASRATGRPEFLTPDQQKEIQDILESDPRLHGFETSGWTVPKVRQVIGLKYGVWIDRAHLSRKLRRWGFSYQRPALRAVERNEEDIAAWVRLQKEALEKKRAEGAGVFTDGRRRRRRRGRRARIAAQVGGAQR, translated from the coding sequence GTGACGCTTTCTGCTTGGCGACCCGCTCGTCTCTCCCGCACTCAACAGGAAGAGCGCCGTCTGGCTGCTCAGCCCCTCCTGAATGATCCCGACTGGTCCACTCGAGATCTGGCCCGACATTTCGGTGTGGCTGAGGTGACTATTCGTGCCTGGCGTGCCCGTATACGCCACGGTGGTGAGGAAGCGCTCCGCGCTTCCCGTGCCACTGGCCGCCCGGAGTTCCTCACCCCTGACCAGCAGAAGGAAATTCAGGACATTCTTGAGAGCGATCCCCGACTGCATGGCTTCGAGACCAGTGGCTGGACTGTCCCCAAGGTCCGTCAAGTGATCGGTCTGAAGTATGGGGTCTGGATCGACCGTGCCCATCTTTCCAGGAAGCTCAGACGTTGGGGATTCTCGTATCAGCGGCCCGCGTTGCGGGCCGTAGAGCGTAACGAAGAGGATATTGCAGCTTGGGTCCGTCTCCAGAAGGAGGCGTTGGAAAAAAAGAGGGCTGAGGGTGCCGGTGTATTCACGGACGGGCGTAGGCGCCGGCGCAGGCGGGGCCGGCGTGCCCGAATCGCTGCCCAGGTAGGTGGTGCGCAGCGCTGA
- a CDS encoding SPFH domain-containing protein, which produces MTQPSSPPPGRHEPAPHLPEHSELPVSAQHRASQERPAFAVNGFAAFALLLLAAAALLFVGWQLLGTLLSSAVATFGLVPALVLLFPLAGLLLRGFFVVAPNQAVVLTLFGRYIGTVRQNGYFWANPLAGRQDISLRIRNFQSQLVKVNDAAGNPVEIAAVIVWRVVDTARASFDVENYNSFVDVQAETALRHLGTAFAYEAYGLDDQGQPVVSLRGRPDEVAHYLREDLQARLSLAGVEVLDARISHLAYAPEIASAMLQRQQAEAVLQARQVIVEGAVGMVQMAIERLERDGVVELNSESRAELVNNLLVVLTSERGAQPTLNSGR; this is translated from the coding sequence ATGACCCAGCCCAGCTCACCGCCGCCCGGCCGTCATGAGCCGGCTCCCCATTTGCCCGAACACTCCGAGCTGCCGGTCAGCGCCCAGCACCGGGCTTCGCAGGAGCGCCCGGCGTTTGCGGTCAACGGCTTTGCCGCCTTTGCCCTGCTGCTGCTGGCGGCGGCGGCCCTGCTGTTCGTGGGCTGGCAGCTGCTGGGCACCCTGCTCAGCAGTGCCGTGGCGACTTTCGGCCTGGTGCCGGCGCTGGTGCTGCTGTTTCCGCTGGCCGGTCTGCTGCTGCGCGGGTTTTTCGTGGTGGCTCCCAACCAGGCAGTGGTGCTGACCCTGTTCGGGCGCTATATCGGCACGGTACGCCAGAACGGGTATTTCTGGGCCAATCCGCTGGCAGGCCGGCAGGACATCAGCCTGCGGATTCGCAACTTCCAGAGCCAGCTGGTCAAGGTGAACGACGCCGCCGGCAATCCGGTCGAAATCGCCGCTGTCATCGTGTGGCGCGTGGTGGATACGGCGCGGGCGTCCTTTGACGTGGAGAACTACAACTCTTTTGTGGACGTGCAGGCCGAAACGGCGCTGCGGCACCTGGGCACGGCGTTCGCCTACGAGGCTTACGGCCTGGACGACCAGGGCCAGCCGGTGGTCAGCCTGCGCGGCCGCCCCGACGAGGTGGCCCACTACCTGCGCGAGGACCTGCAGGCCCGGCTGTCACTGGCCGGAGTCGAAGTGCTGGACGCCCGGATCAGCCACCTGGCCTACGCGCCGGAAATCGCCTCCGCCATGCTGCAGCGCCAGCAGGCCGAGGCGGTGCTGCAAGCCCGGCAGGTCATCGTGGAAGGGGCGGTGGGCATGGTCCAGATGGCCATTGAGCGCCTGGAACGCGACGGCGTGGTGGAACTGAACTCCGAGAGCCGCGCCGAGCTGGTCAACAACCTCCTGGTGGTGCTCACCTCCGAGCGTGGCGCTCAGCCCACCCTGAATTCTGGACGTTAG